A genomic segment from Rickettsia endosymbiont of Lasioglossum villosulum encodes:
- the serS gene encoding serine--tRNA ligase, with protein sequence MLNIKWIRENQELFDDKLRQRFIEPMAKRIEELDGKKRKITNLIQEFQHARKVKSKILGNINPKSGEEFEGLQRDVKDINEKLEELEQDLNNNNELNELLNTLPNIPDEEVPYGIDESMNKLIRTHGEVDLNAQNKKQHFELGVKLDLMDFEQTAKISGARFVTLKGDLAKLERALANFMLDIHTGEFDFLEVSPPVLVRDNAMYNAGQLPKFADESFATTNGYRLIPTAEVSLVNMVADTIIPREKLPMRLVAYTPCFRSEAGSSGRDTRGMIRLHQFSKVELVSITTPEESKNEHEYMTNASETILQKLGLPYRTMLLCTGDMGFASQKTYDIEVWLPGQKQYREIASCSNCGDFQARRMKARYKEFGSHDTTLVHTLNASGLPISRTMVAILENYQNEDGSITVPDVLVNYMGGLQKITAY encoded by the coding sequence ATGCTAAATATTAAATGGATTAGAGAAAATCAAGAATTATTCGATGATAAGCTTAGGCAGAGATTTATTGAACCTATGGCAAAAAGAATCGAAGAGCTTGATGGAAAAAAAAGAAAAATCACTAATCTAATTCAAGAATTTCAGCACGCACGTAAAGTAAAGTCAAAAATTTTAGGTAACATAAATCCTAAAAGCGGCGAGGAATTTGAAGGATTACAAAGAGATGTCAAGGACATCAATGAAAAGCTAGAAGAACTCGAACAAGATTTAAATAATAATAATGAGCTAAATGAGCTATTAAATACTCTTCCTAATATTCCTGATGAAGAAGTGCCATATGGTATTGATGAAAGTATGAATAAATTAATTCGTACTCATGGAGAAGTAGATCTTAATGCTCAAAATAAAAAACAACATTTTGAGCTTGGTGTAAAGCTAGATCTAATGGATTTTGAGCAAACGGCAAAAATTTCAGGTGCTAGATTCGTAACATTAAAAGGTGATTTAGCAAAATTAGAGCGTGCTTTAGCCAATTTCATGCTTGATATTCATACTGGAGAGTTTGATTTCCTTGAAGTGTCGCCTCCAGTGCTAGTTCGAGATAATGCTATGTATAATGCGGGTCAGTTACCTAAATTTGCCGATGAATCTTTTGCAACCACAAACGGCTATAGGTTAATTCCAACTGCAGAAGTATCGTTAGTAAATATGGTTGCCGATACTATTATTCCTCGTGAAAAATTACCTATGAGACTTGTTGCTTATACACCATGTTTTAGGTCAGAAGCAGGTAGCAGTGGTAGAGATACTAGAGGGATGATTAGATTGCATCAATTTAGTAAAGTAGAGCTTGTATCTATTACAACACCTGAAGAGTCAAAAAACGAGCATGAATACATGACTAACGCTTCAGAAACTATCCTACAGAAACTAGGATTACCTTATCGCACTATGCTACTTTGTACAGGCGATATGGGATTTGCATCACAAAAAACTTATGATATAGAAGTTTGGCTTCCTGGACAAAAGCAGTATCGTGAAATTGCTAGCTGTTCTAATTGTGGTGATTTTCAAGCACGTAGAATGAAAGCACGATATAAGGAATTTGGTAGTCATGATACTACTTTAGTTCATACCTTAAATGCTTCTGGATTACCAATTAGTAGAACTATGGTTGCAATTTTAGAAAATTATCAAAATGAAGACGGTTCAATAACCGTACCGGATGTTCTGGTAAATTACATGGGAGGGTTACAAAAAATCACTGCATATTAA
- a CDS encoding VirB4 family type IV secretion/conjugal transfer ATPase, with protein sequence MFSGLRKFDKDIYNYNAPNFIPIACHYNEHTLLTKDGKLLQIIKVYGISSEKISDKIQNLREIIRASVKKHTNSYDFAFWMHIIRERQNLDDPTPYKKLLPANIHALWQRKNHWNDKFVNTLYISIVHDSAKIKIKNFGSLINSLSTKLIVDFENKYLESAVQKLESLANNILNDLNEFDAEKLGITFENENTFSAPLFLYNRIANINDSDCLVPIIDLSSAIGRSTYTISGDKMIVTNQEQNKKFISLLSIKEYQESPSEALDKFLQLPLELIITEIFYFVDKKVVTAALKGQDYILKITNDNNLIEHKGINKLNDNKSSFEFCNQQISIAVIEEDEDKLTASVAKAARELFKLGIVHVKEDLNIEQTFWAQLPANFAFIRRMSPLLSDHIASLAALHNSPLGSQYTSWGRALTLLRTERGTPYFMNFHDKTGRGNTCIFGTEKTGKTVLLNFLVSESTKYDPTIIYISNSNDSKIFIEALEGTWLEVDKQIINPFLVDDTEKSQAFILEFLKMLSGHYISPLNEVELTFLEKLRGKILSIDKEKRIFSDILKWEDFKEEGGSTILDKLKGFTEGQLYSGLFDKSVFNINESNIVGLNLYKLSDEPFAKQFYPSERKYLEQFNNNLKKHQSVCASVVYALTYHLSLVGPKPKIFAADSFDKLYKPEIYSDNISLIFNNLSENNGVFVGNFNFIYLKAYPKYTLKAWLEIINTKIILPSDVKIEDLDEILGLTDSEIRKLSQLILTSRMFLINKDNESIALELSIAALVGVVRILSSKKEEMAIYKEVLEKYQGPPDNWINYLYDALNVDWSTR encoded by the coding sequence GTGTTTAGTGGTTTACGAAAGTTTGATAAGGATATATATAATTATAATGCTCCGAATTTTATACCTATAGCATGTCACTATAATGAGCATACTTTGCTTACCAAGGATGGTAAGTTACTACAAATTATTAAAGTCTATGGTATCAGTTCGGAAAAAATTAGTGATAAAATACAAAATTTACGTGAAATAATTAGAGCTTCTGTAAAAAAGCATACAAATAGTTATGATTTTGCTTTTTGGATGCATATAATAAGAGAAAGACAAAATTTAGACGATCCTACTCCGTATAAAAAATTATTACCTGCTAACATCCATGCATTATGGCAGAGAAAAAATCACTGGAATGATAAATTTGTTAATACTTTATATATTTCCATAGTACATGATTCTGCCAAGATTAAAATTAAAAATTTTGGCTCCTTGATAAATTCTTTATCAACTAAATTAATTGTAGACTTTGAAAATAAATATTTAGAATCTGCTGTTCAGAAGCTAGAAAGTCTTGCTAATAATATTTTGAATGACTTAAATGAATTTGATGCAGAAAAGCTTGGTATAACATTTGAAAATGAAAACACATTTTCTGCACCTTTATTTTTATATAACCGAATAGCTAATATTAACGATAGTGATTGTTTAGTACCTATAATAGATTTATCAAGTGCAATAGGTAGAAGTACTTATACGATTAGCGGCGATAAAATGATAGTCACGAATCAGGAGCAAAATAAAAAATTTATTTCCTTGTTATCTATCAAAGAATATCAAGAATCTCCTTCTGAAGCTCTTGACAAGTTCTTACAGCTGCCGCTTGAATTAATAATAACCGAGATATTTTACTTTGTTGATAAAAAAGTAGTGACTGCTGCTTTAAAGGGGCAGGATTATATTTTAAAAATTACTAATGATAATAACTTAATTGAGCATAAAGGGATTAATAAACTTAATGATAATAAATCTTCTTTTGAGTTTTGTAATCAACAGATTTCAATTGCTGTTATAGAAGAAGATGAAGATAAACTTACTGCTTCTGTTGCAAAAGCTGCAAGAGAGCTTTTTAAACTTGGTATTGTTCATGTAAAAGAAGACCTTAATATAGAACAAACATTTTGGGCACAATTACCGGCTAATTTTGCTTTCATACGAAGAATGTCGCCTTTATTGTCAGATCATATAGCATCTCTGGCTGCTCTGCACAACTCACCTTTAGGTAGCCAATATACTTCTTGGGGACGAGCATTAACACTACTTAGAACAGAAAGAGGTACTCCTTATTTCATGAATTTTCATGATAAAACTGGTAGGGGTAATACTTGTATTTTTGGTACAGAAAAAACTGGTAAAACAGTATTATTAAATTTTCTGGTGTCGGAATCAACTAAGTATGATCCAACAATAATTTATATCTCTAATAGCAATGATTCTAAGATTTTTATCGAAGCATTAGAGGGTACATGGTTAGAGGTTGATAAACAAATTATCAATCCATTTTTAGTAGATGATACAGAAAAATCGCAAGCTTTCATTTTAGAATTTTTAAAAATGTTAAGTGGTCATTATATTTCACCGCTTAATGAAGTAGAGCTAACTTTTTTAGAAAAACTCAGAGGTAAAATTTTGTCAATTGATAAGGAAAAGCGAATTTTTTCTGACATCTTAAAATGGGAAGATTTTAAAGAAGAGGGTGGCAGTACAATATTAGATAAATTAAAAGGTTTTACAGAGGGACAATTATATAGCGGTTTATTTGACAAATCAGTTTTTAATATTAATGAAAGCAATATTGTCGGTCTTAATTTATATAAGCTTTCAGATGAACCTTTTGCTAAGCAATTTTATCCAAGTGAAAGAAAATATTTAGAACAATTTAATAATAACTTAAAAAAACATCAAAGTGTTTGTGCTAGTGTAGTTTATGCACTTACTTACCATTTAAGCTTAGTAGGTCCTAAACCTAAAATATTTGCTGCAGATAGTTTTGATAAACTCTATAAACCTGAAATTTATAGTGATAATATAAGCTTAATTTTTAATAATTTATCTGAAAATAATGGTGTCTTTGTAGGTAATTTTAATTTTATTTACCTTAAGGCATATCCGAAATATACTTTAAAAGCATGGCTTGAAATAATTAATACTAAAATTATTTTACCGTCTGATGTAAAAATCGAAGATCTAGATGAGATTTTAGGTTTAACAGACTCAGAAATACGTAAGTTATCGCAATTAATACTTACTAGTAGAATGTTTTTAATTAATAAAGATAATGAATCTATAGCTTTAGAATTAAGTATAGCAGCATTAGTCGGGGTCGTGCGTATTTTATCGAGTAAAAAGGAAGAAATGGCTATCTATAAAGAAGTGCTAGAAAAATACCAAGGACCACCAGATAATTGGATTAATTATCTATACGATGCATTAAACGTAGACTGGTCTACTCGATGA
- the tatC gene encoding twin-arginine translocase subunit TatC, producing MKLYSFQEHLSELKVRLSRIFIIFIVAFAICYYFSDNIYSFLLEPLAKLSKDNLRNIIYTGLTEAFFTYIKLAAFTAFAIIIPVIALECYLFVSPGLYRHEKKIIAFILFISPILFWCGSIFVFYFVMPKAWNFFLSFEKRDLIVPIVLEARISEYLNLVIHLIIAFGVAFQLPVVLIILNILKIITIETLKQKRRFAIVINFIIAGILTPPDILSQFALAIPLLLLYEISIIICNYIEKTEVINAKY from the coding sequence ATGAAATTATATTCTTTTCAAGAACATTTATCAGAGCTTAAAGTAAGATTATCTAGAATATTTATTATTTTTATAGTTGCATTTGCTATTTGTTATTATTTTAGTGATAATATTTATAGTTTCTTATTAGAACCGCTTGCTAAACTAAGTAAGGATAATTTACGAAATATAATCTATACTGGACTTACTGAGGCATTTTTTACTTATATTAAGCTTGCAGCTTTTACAGCTTTCGCTATTATTATACCAGTAATTGCTTTAGAATGTTACTTATTCGTTAGTCCGGGATTATATCGCCATGAAAAAAAAATTATTGCGTTTATTCTTTTTATATCGCCTATTTTATTCTGGTGTGGTAGTATTTTCGTTTTTTATTTCGTAATGCCAAAAGCTTGGAATTTTTTCCTTAGTTTTGAAAAGCGTGATTTAATAGTACCGATAGTTTTAGAAGCTAGGATTAGTGAATATTTAAATCTAGTTATTCATCTAATTATAGCTTTTGGTGTTGCCTTTCAACTTCCAGTTGTTTTAATAATATTAAATATATTAAAAATAATTACAATAGAAACACTTAAGCAAAAAAGACGTTTTGCGATAGTTATTAACTTTATTATTGCAGGAATATTAACTCCTCCAGATATATTAAGCCAGTTTGCTCTTGCAATACCGCTGCTTTTATTATATGAAATTTCAATAATAATATGTAATTATATAGAAAAAACCGAGGTCATAAATGCTAAATATTAA
- a CDS encoding outer membrane beta-barrel protein yields MIKLLQLFTVALSIFITNAVFAEENINEQTGFYIGGEGGVVEPVISKFRHKHSNTEIILKRAGMYSGKIGYTIYPQISVEFSATYQPKYRLHYVLPPQNLSNGLTIPKTPGNTKVFSNIYMLNLIYDLEEMNGITPFVIIGGGIAQVKVKPTSSKWDVINSDYFKVRKTHKNCVAWQAGLGVSKSLSSNFSVDLTAKLQTVYRVRINYDTLDMKTGQFLPAKPIKKTIGVGEFGIGFTYRLPF; encoded by the coding sequence ATGATCAAATTACTACAATTATTTACTGTTGCTTTATCCATTTTTATTACTAATGCTGTTTTTGCCGAAGAAAATATAAACGAGCAAACCGGCTTTTATATAGGAGGAGAAGGCGGCGTAGTTGAACCTGTTATTAGTAAATTTCGCCATAAACATTCTAATACCGAAATTATTTTAAAAAGGGCAGGTATGTATAGCGGAAAAATAGGTTATACGATTTATCCGCAAATATCTGTTGAATTCTCGGCAACTTATCAACCTAAATATCGTCTGCATTACGTATTACCACCACAAAATTTAAGCAATGGTTTAACTATACCTAAAACTCCTGGGAATACTAAAGTATTTTCGAACATATATATGTTAAATCTTATTTATGACTTAGAAGAGATGAATGGTATTACTCCTTTCGTAATAATAGGTGGTGGTATAGCTCAGGTAAAAGTTAAGCCTACCTCTTCAAAATGGGATGTTATAAATAGCGATTATTTTAAAGTAAGAAAAACACATAAAAATTGTGTTGCTTGGCAAGCAGGACTCGGAGTTTCAAAATCTCTTTCTTCAAATTTTAGTGTAGATCTAACTGCAAAATTACAAACAGTATATCGGGTGAGAATTAATTATGACACACTTGATATGAAAACAGGACAATTTTTACCCGCAAAACCTATTAAAAAAACTATAGGTGTTGGAGAATTTGGTATAGGATTTACTTATAGATTGCCATTTTAA
- a CDS encoding AmpG family muropeptide MFS transporter, giving the protein MFLIKKISTDKIYLLGILLLGLISGFTFNLIFFTVPYQLSEARYTTDIIGLISLAAFPYCLKVVWSPFIDKYSIPFLCSKFGARRGWAIASQLCLILAMTGFLSFSPCDNIYITATILFIISFCAATQDIVLDAYRIERPTSKKELSLAFTFGSIGFRLGMLLGSVGALYISVIFDWSTVYKLAICITLLGPMIVLCIKEPKPKQQSHRTKDLINLKQYFEVIKSSIISLKNEQRHLLLIMLFVFLYKAADSIPMAMSSPLLLDLTFTTHEIAFIYKAYGLLIMIVGGALGGILSTKIGILRSVLIGGIIQLLSPLMFMILAIVGYNVKIFIITITTQNFCIGFAGTIISIYFANLCNSEFIATQYSIIASFSSVSRIVLAALGGICAKYLPWSLFFFCNTLFSMLFILVFFKVYGKKM; this is encoded by the coding sequence ATGTTTTTGATAAAGAAAATAAGTACAGATAAAATATATTTACTTGGGATTCTGCTCTTAGGTCTAATTTCCGGTTTCACGTTTAATTTAATTTTTTTTACCGTTCCGTACCAATTATCCGAAGCAAGATATACAACCGATATAATAGGTTTAATATCGCTTGCTGCTTTTCCTTATTGTTTAAAGGTTGTATGGTCTCCCTTTATTGATAAATATTCTATTCCTTTTTTATGTTCTAAATTTGGAGCAAGGCGTGGCTGGGCAATAGCATCACAGCTATGCCTAATTTTAGCGATGACCGGATTTTTAAGCTTTAGCCCTTGTGATAATATATATATTACAGCCACTATATTATTTATTATCTCTTTTTGTGCAGCTACTCAGGATATTGTACTTGACGCATACCGCATTGAAAGACCTACTTCAAAAAAAGAACTTTCTTTAGCATTTACCTTCGGTAGCATTGGATTCCGACTTGGTATGTTACTCGGTAGCGTCGGTGCTTTATATATATCGGTTATTTTTGATTGGAGTACTGTTTATAAATTGGCTATTTGTATTACTCTTCTTGGACCTATGATTGTTTTATGCATTAAAGAACCAAAGCCGAAACAACAATCTCATAGAACGAAAGATTTAATAAATCTGAAACAATATTTTGAAGTTATTAAAAGCAGTATTATATCCTTGAAGAACGAACAACGGCATTTATTGTTAATCATGCTGTTTGTTTTTTTATATAAAGCCGCTGATTCTATACCTATGGCTATGAGTTCACCTTTGTTATTAGATTTAACTTTTACTACTCATGAAATAGCTTTTATTTACAAGGCTTACGGATTGCTTATCATGATAGTAGGAGGAGCATTAGGCGGAATTTTATCAACAAAAATCGGTATATTACGCAGCGTTTTAATAGGCGGCATTATTCAATTACTTTCACCTCTTATGTTCATGATCCTTGCTATTGTCGGATATAACGTAAAGATATTTATAATAACTATTACTACACAAAATTTTTGCATTGGTTTTGCTGGAACTATTATCTCTATATATTTTGCAAATCTCTGTAATAGTGAATTTATTGCTACCCAATATTCTATTATAGCATCTTTTAGCTCGGTTAGTCGTATTGTTTTAGCTGCTCTTGGTGGCATTTGTGCAAAATATCTTCCTTGGTCTTTATTCTTTTTTTGTAATACGTTATTTAGTATGTTATTTATACTGGTCTTCTTTAAAGTGTATGGTAAGAAAATGTAG
- a CDS encoding TerC/Alx family metal homeostasis membrane protein has translation MSWVIFYTIIFALLALDLGIIHRKNEVMSFKQSLLFSLFYFTISCLFGIYIYYNMGADSTREYYTCFLIEKAMSLDNIFVISIIFQFFKIPQKYQHRVLFFGIIGVIAFRAVMIYGGIMLINKFAWLLYIFAVILIVTGVKTFYVSHKTFDIQNSYLYKSIIKYLNVTSNLEGDKFFVTRNKKLYITPLFISLVLIEAIDLVFAIDSIPAIFAITNDAYIIYTSNIFAILGLRALFFCLAEIVERFSYIKYSLALILIFIGIKIFIHHYIAIPAYISLTVTITLLLLGIFASVIRKNIVDRQ, from the coding sequence ATGAGTTGGGTTATTTTTTACACCATAATTTTTGCTTTACTAGCTCTTGATTTAGGAATTATTCATAGAAAGAACGAAGTAATGAGTTTTAAACAAAGCTTACTCTTTAGCCTTTTCTATTTTACAATATCCTGCTTATTTGGCATTTATATTTATTATAATATGGGAGCAGATAGCACACGTGAATATTATACTTGTTTTCTAATTGAAAAGGCTATGTCGCTTGATAATATCTTTGTTATCTCAATTATCTTCCAATTTTTTAAGATTCCGCAAAAATATCAACATCGTGTTTTATTCTTTGGCATAATTGGCGTAATAGCTTTTAGGGCTGTAATGATTTATGGCGGGATTATGCTTATAAATAAATTCGCCTGGTTATTATATATTTTTGCCGTGATACTTATTGTTACGGGCGTAAAAACTTTTTATGTATCTCATAAAACCTTTGATATACAAAATTCTTATCTTTATAAGTCAATAATAAAATATCTAAATGTTACGTCTAACTTGGAGGGGGATAAATTCTTTGTTACACGTAATAAAAAACTATATATTACTCCTCTTTTTATCTCTTTGGTATTAATAGAGGCAATAGATTTAGTCTTTGCCATAGACAGTATACCCGCTATATTTGCTATTACTAATGATGCCTATATTATTTATACCTCAAATATTTTTGCTATTTTAGGGCTTAGAGCTTTATTCTTCTGTCTTGCAGAAATTGTTGAACGATTCAGCTATATCAAATACTCCTTAGCATTAATTTTAATATTTATTGGAATTAAAATATTTATTCATCATTATATAGCCATTCCGGCTTATATTTCTTTAACTGTTACTATTACTTTATTGCTATTGGGCATATTTGCTTCTGTAATTAGAAAAAATATAGTTGACCGCCAATAG